The stretch of DNA CGGGCTGAAAAGAGCAATGAGCGTACCCATAATGAGCGCCGCGTAACGGCACAGGCCACCTCGTTAGCCAGCGAGGCTGCCATGTCTTTCCGCTCATACATGAACAGCCAGCCAACAGACGTAAACGTAGGCCTGGCCGGAGAGAACTAGGCCGTTCTTTCTAGCTATTACCCACAAAGCCCCGCCAGCACTTCCGCTGGCGGGGCTTTGTGGGTAAGGTGGCTTGCTTAACTAAGCACGGTGGTATATCGCTCAAGTAAACGGTGCGTGCGGGCAGGTAGCTCCCGTGCGTCCAGCACCATAAACCCATCCAGGGCATTGCTAAAGCCCGGATCAAGGTTGAAGCCTATTATGCGGGCATTTTGCTTTATGTATTGGCGCAACAGAACTGGTACCCCGCTGCCACCAGGCTCTAAACCACTAATAAACTGCTGCAGATCTTGCAGGCTTTCTAGGCCAGCCTGTAGCACGCTTGCGCTGCCAGGTGCATCAAGAGGGCGGTATTTAAACTGTTTGCGGGGCTTAACCATGTCCGCCCAGACAGGGTCTGCACAATGACGTTGCAGGTACTCCATCATTACTGCTTTTGAAACGGGCGCAAACCGGTTGCTAATACTCACGGGCCCAATCAGGTAGCGGTATTCCGGATGGCGGGCAATGTACTCGGCAATTCCTTTCCATAGTAGTGCCAGGGGCAACGGCTGCTTCTGGTACTCCTCCCGCACAAAAGAGCGGCCCAGCTCTAATGCTTCGCGCAGGAGCGGCCGCAGCTCTTTTTTCATCCGGAATAGCGAGTGCAGATAAAACCCGCGCTTGCCGTACTGCTGCAAAATACTCCGGCCCCGCCCCACACGGTAAGCGCCTACCAAACAACGAGCTTTGCGGTCATACAGAAACAGATGCCGGTAGTACTCGTCGTACCGATCCAGGTCAATGGCCTGTTGGGTACCCTCTCCTTCCCGACGAAAGGTGAGTTCCCGCAACCAGCCAATTTCCCGCAGCACGTGAGGGATTTCAGATTTCTTGGCCACGTACACTTCCCACTGCTGATAACGCAGCAGGCACCGGCCAGGGCGCAGCTGCTGAATATCGGCTTCCAACAGGGTGGGATCGGTTTCGGCTACTACTGTCGGCGCGGGCAACTCCGGGAACAGGCCTACCTGTGACTTACCAGGCCTGAGCGCATATACCCGCGCCCGAAGATAGGCGAGGCGGTCGGGGGCGGGAAGAGCGGCCAACGTAGCAGGTGTGATAGGTTGCCCAATTCTGACCTGAATGGTTTGCCCGCGTTTGTTCAGCAATTCAGCCGGCAAACGGGCCGTGCGCAAAACAGGGTGCAACAGGCCTAGCAAGCTGAAAGCAGTGCTGTTCTGACCACTAAGCCAAATGGGTACAACCGGAACGCGGGCGGCTTCAAGAAGCCGGCTGGCAGTGGGGTTCCAGGCGGGGTCTTGAGCGGGCTGAAACACGCCAGCCCGGTAGGCCACCTCACCGTCCGGAAACAGCCCTAGCGGAATATCATTCTGCAAATAGCGTAGCAACCGGCGCACCGTGGGTACATTGCTCCCGGCGGCACCACGATCGGGGTTTACCAGCGTGAGCTGGTCGGTTAAGTTCGGCAGCAGAGGTGCCAGCACCTGGTTGGCTACCGCCCGAAACTCAGGCCGTGTGCCACCTAACAGGTAGAGTAAAATCAGGCCATCGAGCATACCACTGGGGTGGTTGGCAATAGCCACAAATGCTCCTTGGGCAGGTACTCGGCGCAACTCAGCTGGGTCGTAGGCCAGCGTAATGTTCAGGTCGCGCAGCAGCTGCCCAATAAACTCGCGTCCCTGCAGGTGCCGATGCCGGCCATACAACTGTTGCAGGCTCCGCAGTTGCGCCCACCGGTACCACAGGGGCCGTAACACCTCCCCGGCGCGCTTACCAAAAGTGCCCGCAACAGGCAGTTGAAAATCAGGAGAAGAGCTCATGCGCGCCAAAACCAAAGAATGCCCACCGCCTCGCCGCGTCAGGTCTGCTCCTCAAAATTCCGAATTGCCTATTAGCCCATCGTTATCACGGAATTATCAAACTATTAACGATGAGCACTAACCCGTAACAAAAGCAGAAAGCCGCGTTGCAGCGCGGCTTTCCATTCTCTAAGTAGCTATCAGCCACCTCACTCATTCACTCAATACAAAAGTATGAGATGCAGCCGGGGCTATACCTATGATTTAGACTAATAACAATTATTTAAAGATGAACACCACGGGTTATCCGACCAAACAGCATGTACTTTCCCACTGGCAGCAACATTCCTGCCAGGCCAACCAAAAGCCCCGGCTACTCAAGTGGCAGCCGGGGCTTCTAACTAGATGATTGCCTGATTATCAGCTGGTAGGGCCGCTGTCTACGCGGGCTTCCACTACGCTTTGCACGGAGGCCGATACCGCCGACAACAGATCATAGCCGGTAGCTTGCTCAATGGCATCTACGGTGGTGCGGTATACGCCCCAGTTGGTATCCAGTGAATTGTCGTTAGGCGTGTTGATGGCAATAACACGGGTGCCGGTGGTCACGCGCGAAGCATCACCAGTACCGTTGGGCATTACTACCACTACCTTCCATACGCGGGCGGGCACAGTTACGCGGCCGGCATCCAGGGTGGTAGCATATCCATTTGAACCCGTACCGCCTTTCCCATAGCTACCACAAATGATATACAGCTCATTACCAGCGTTAACGAGGGTGCGACAGTAGTTCTCGAGCCCAGCCCAGGTGCGCTGATTGTTCTGCGGGGCCTGCGGAATCATATTGCTCATCAGGAAAGTAGCCGAGTTATCAGCCACGGAGCCAGTCCGGTCGGCGGAGGGGCACTGATGTCCCCGATCAAAGCCCGAGCCCGTATAGCTGGTGCTTGACACCCGGTACCAGCCGGAGGGCAAGCTATTGTCGGGGCCGAAATTATCCTGGCGCGGTGTGCTGCCCAGCCAGGCGCTGCTCAGGTGCCAGCTTACCCAGTTTGGCGTACCCCTGTCGCGGTGATACGACATGGTGTACTGTGGCTTGGTCACCAGGTAATTCCAGTAGTAGTAAGAATCGGCAATGGCACCGCTAGGGTTACCCATCGCCAGGTTGTTGTCGCGGGTGGCCGTAGCATCGGCCGTCTGCACAGAGGCCGCCGGGCCGGCTGCAGGTGCAATACTGTCTTTAGAGCAGGATACTGCCAGGCTGCCCACTAAGAGCAAGCCCGCTAAGCGGGAGAAGGTACGCTTCATGTAAACACGGTTTGGGTGGAAGGAAAGGAGAAGATGGAAAGAGCGGCAAAGTTGATGTATTCAACTGGCTTGAATATTACCTAATTTTTATCATTTTGCTTATACATAAGAAAATACACCGATTGCTACTGAATTGAACTAATGCCCGCTTCGGCTTTATGTGGCTACTCTTGCTGACCAGCACCTTGGCAGCAAGCGGCTTTCAGCGGAGCTGCGGGTAAGTATGTAATAACCTATAGCTTTCTGAAGAGCAAAATCGTAAACCAGGTTTCCTGAAATGAGAAAAGCCCCACTGACCTGCACAGTGGGGCTTTT from Hymenobacter taeanensis encodes:
- a CDS encoding lysophospholipid acyltransferase family protein, which gives rise to MSSSPDFQLPVAGTFGKRAGEVLRPLWYRWAQLRSLQQLYGRHRHLQGREFIGQLLRDLNITLAYDPAELRRVPAQGAFVAIANHPSGMLDGLILLYLLGGTRPEFRAVANQVLAPLLPNLTDQLTLVNPDRGAAGSNVPTVRRLLRYLQNDIPLGLFPDGEVAYRAGVFQPAQDPAWNPTASRLLEAARVPVVPIWLSGQNSTAFSLLGLLHPVLRTARLPAELLNKRGQTIQVRIGQPITPATLAALPAPDRLAYLRARVYALRPGKSQVGLFPELPAPTVVAETDPTLLEADIQQLRPGRCLLRYQQWEVYVAKKSEIPHVLREIGWLRELTFRREGEGTQQAIDLDRYDEYYRHLFLYDRKARCLVGAYRVGRGRSILQQYGKRGFYLHSLFRMKKELRPLLREALELGRSFVREEYQKQPLPLALLWKGIAEYIARHPEYRYLIGPVSISNRFAPVSKAVMMEYLQRHCADPVWADMVKPRKQFKYRPLDAPGSASVLQAGLESLQDLQQFISGLEPGGSGVPVLLRQYIKQNARIIGFNLDPGFSNALDGFMVLDARELPARTHRLLERYTTVLS
- a CDS encoding DNA/RNA non-specific endonuclease is translated as MKRTFSRLAGLLLVGSLAVSCSKDSIAPAAGPAASVQTADATATRDNNLAMGNPSGAIADSYYYWNYLVTKPQYTMSYHRDRGTPNWVSWHLSSAWLGSTPRQDNFGPDNSLPSGWYRVSSTSYTGSGFDRGHQCPSADRTGSVADNSATFLMSNMIPQAPQNNQRTWAGLENYCRTLVNAGNELYIICGSYGKGGTGSNGYATTLDAGRVTVPARVWKVVVVMPNGTGDASRVTTGTRVIAINTPNDNSLDTNWGVYRTTVDAIEQATGYDLLSAVSASVQSVVEARVDSGPTS